One genomic region from Bacillota bacterium encodes:
- a CDS encoding TPM domain-containing protein, with the protein MARGGLALALTLTLTLAFLALGAAGTALAQLQAQAQAQAQSQAPPASAGPSYPTRPEGFVSDLARVFSPDDLTYLEGMLRDLERTTTAELAVVTVPTTQPATIEEYAVKLFERWGIGKKDRGNGVLLFLAMDDRQVKIEVGYGLEGAITDGTAGSVLDRYVVPRFKEGKYAAGLTDGAKALANLIARDAQTELSTPYRIKGRVVGGVFPAFVSRDFILLLVLGLLGVVVIVIGLSGFLTRRCPKCRGRMWRFDRVIEKATAHEPGRAKRVYKCRQCGYEIEREYTTPPLGHNDGRTGGWGGAGPGGLGGFGGFGGGGKRGGGGFGGFGGGSSGGGGASRKW; encoded by the coding sequence GTGGCCCGTGGCGGTCTGGCCCTGGCCTTGACCTTGACCCTGACCTTGGCCTTCCTGGCCCTGGGCGCGGCCGGGACGGCCTTGGCGCAGCTCCAGGCCCAGGCCCAGGCCCAGGCTCAGTCCCAGGCTCCGCCGGCGTCCGCCGGGCCGAGCTATCCGACGCGCCCCGAGGGCTTCGTCAGCGACCTTGCCCGCGTCTTCAGCCCCGACGACCTCACCTACCTGGAAGGGATGCTTCGCGATCTGGAGCGGACGACCACGGCCGAGCTGGCCGTGGTCACGGTGCCGACGACCCAGCCGGCGACCATCGAAGAATACGCGGTCAAGCTCTTCGAGCGATGGGGCATCGGCAAGAAAGACCGCGGCAACGGCGTCCTATTGTTCCTGGCCATGGACGACCGCCAGGTCAAGATCGAGGTCGGGTACGGCCTGGAGGGGGCGATCACCGATGGGACGGCAGGATCGGTCCTGGACCGTTACGTCGTCCCCCGCTTCAAGGAAGGCAAGTACGCCGCCGGCTTGACCGACGGGGCCAAGGCCCTGGCCAACCTGATCGCCCGCGACGCCCAGACCGAGCTGTCGACGCCTTATCGGATCAAGGGCCGCGTCGTCGGCGGCGTCTTCCCGGCCTTCGTCTCCAGGGACTTCATCCTGCTCCTCGTCCTCGGGCTGCTCGGGGTGGTCGTCATCGTCATCGGCCTCAGCGGCTTCCTGACTCGGCGCTGCCCAAAGTGCCGCGGCCGGATGTGGCGCTTCGACCGGGTGATCGAGAAGGCCACCGCCCACGAGCCCGGTCGGGCCAAGCGAGTCTACAAGTGCCGCCAGTGCGGCTACGAGATCGAACGAGAATACACCACCCCGCCGTTGGGGCACAACGACGGTCGCACCGGGGGCTGGGGTGGCGCCGGTCCGGGCGGCCTCGGCGGCTTCGGCGGGTTCGGCGGCGGCGGAAAGCGGGGCGGTGGCGGCTTCGGCGGCTTTGGCGGCGGAAGCAGCGGCGGTGGGGGAGCCTCGCGGAAATGGTGA
- a CDS encoding ribonuclease HI family protein translates to MTSEGRPNRPVVVYTDGGSRHNPGPAAIGVALFDREALGKPADEGRDPEPFFQVGAFIGQATNNVAEYRALLRGLEAAISAGATAIEVRSDSELLIKQMKGAYQVRNEGLIPLHGRARVLAMKLPTRFVHVPREANRLADRLVNRALDEWERRTKDDRQNGAAQEQTKS, encoded by the coding sequence ACGGGGGGTCCCGCCACAACCCGGGGCCAGCGGCCATCGGCGTGGCCCTATTCGACCGGGAGGCCCTGGGTAAGCCGGCAGACGAGGGCCGAGACCCCGAGCCCTTCTTCCAGGTGGGGGCCTTCATCGGCCAGGCCACCAACAACGTCGCCGAATATCGGGCCCTCCTTCGTGGACTCGAGGCAGCAATCTCCGCCGGGGCCACGGCGATCGAGGTCCGATCGGACAGCGAGTTGCTCATCAAGCAGATGAAGGGCGCGTATCAAGTAAGGAACGAGGGGCTCATACCTCTCCACGGACGGGCCAGGGTCCTCGCCATGAAGCTACCGACCAGGTTCGTCCATGTACCGCGGGAGGCCAACCGGCTGGCCGACAGGCTGGTCAACCGGGCTCTCGATGAATGGGAGAGAAGGACCAAGGATGATCGCCAGAACGGCGCGGCGCAGGAACAAACGAAGAGCTGA